From one Cupriavidus oxalaticus genomic stretch:
- a CDS encoding 2OG-Fe(II) oxygenase: MNATTTLLLPEDVIVAPVANLPSDLRRGVAHEPDDFIVTRAAAGAESFVVDEDTAALLAHFRSPTTVVDAIANFCARNELDPMRTLEDAFAVLSDLVAATMLVPAEAHLALPVRRIHIEWQTYRYYEIYRRLFSEEDCQSIVSLHNEYSMVASRINYQSGDPVRDCHLFWIPRSARTEWIFSRLWAAAQRFNEAYQFELLPEMGMAQLTRYTPGQQYNWHMDLGAKDASVRKISMVLQLSANKDMKGGGTEIFYGDAIDNQLHADIGDVVVFPSFVTHRAAMITSGVRWTLVIWLTGPRPLR; the protein is encoded by the coding sequence ATGAACGCGACCACAACGCTTCTTCTCCCAGAGGATGTGATTGTGGCGCCGGTCGCCAACCTTCCTTCAGATCTTAGACGTGGCGTTGCACATGAGCCCGACGACTTCATTGTGACGCGAGCCGCCGCCGGGGCTGAATCCTTTGTTGTCGATGAAGACACCGCAGCGCTATTAGCGCACTTCCGTTCACCGACGACTGTGGTGGATGCCATCGCCAACTTCTGTGCAAGGAACGAATTGGATCCGATGCGCACGCTGGAAGATGCGTTCGCCGTGCTATCGGACCTGGTTGCCGCAACGATGCTCGTCCCCGCTGAAGCGCATTTAGCGCTGCCCGTTCGGCGCATTCACATCGAATGGCAGACCTATCGTTACTACGAAATCTACAGAAGACTGTTCAGCGAGGAGGACTGCCAATCGATCGTTTCCCTGCACAATGAATACAGCATGGTGGCAAGCAGAATAAATTATCAATCGGGTGATCCCGTCAGAGACTGCCACCTGTTTTGGATCCCGAGAAGCGCAAGGACTGAATGGATTTTTTCTCGGCTATGGGCGGCAGCACAGCGCTTCAACGAGGCATATCAATTCGAGCTACTGCCAGAAATGGGGATGGCGCAGCTCACTCGTTATACACCAGGGCAGCAATACAACTGGCATATGGATCTCGGCGCCAAGGATGCGAGCGTTCGCAAGATTTCGATGGTTCTGCAACTTAGTGCAAACAAAGACATGAAGGGCGGTGGCACCGAGATATTCTACGGTGATGCGATCGACAACCAGTTGCATGCCGACATAGGAGATGTCGTCGTGTTTCCGTCATTCGTCACGCATCGAGCAGCGATGATTACCAGCGGTGTTCGCTGGACGCTCGTTATCTGGCTGACTGGCCCGAGGCCTCTCCGGTAG
- a CDS encoding lanthionine synthetase LanC family protein, with product MNATTRLLLPEDVALAPVANLPSELGRRVSNDSGDFYVTRARTRSGSIIVDAQTAALLTHFRSPSTVVDAILAYCHANELDPMRTLVAAFAMLSELVAARVLVPAESILAQPIASSLSVGEFVGDVEILEAIHLLDDTEVYRGRSADGTAVALKIVGANIRRTTTATIHNEANVLSCLDGKVSPRLLAAGRLDGRSFIVTTWHSGVDLYRAVAEAHALPEPERSDTLLKLAEHVLRSYAQLHSQGVLHGDVHPRNIVVDESDKITVLDFGLAVMPAAGTMGLHGGIDLFLAPEIARANLASVEVPLASLASEQYSIGALLYFLFTGAHTHSFSLQQDAMLSQVVNEPPQPFSHHRADRFFCLEGCLNRALEKDPADRFSSLDEMLQSFLQASPRRQLVGATYSVSHSTDVQSQLVLDNVLSRLRVPERLYRDGLEAPTGSITYGAAGIAYFLLRIARSRDDETLLAAADQWLTRAASAISSDATFWNAERGIVPEVLGQSSLFHHACGIHCVQALIAHARGDDVAQQHALEAYAAACALCDQLDVAFGRSGLLIGCAMLLDIAPQHFECDALLALGQRLLHGIWVQLDAYPPLERVSQATLGAAHGWCGYLFATMRWCEASGAAVPPRLVERLQQLAALGQPSGRGMLWPRKIQHTATTGILSASWCNGAAGYVHLWTTAYELLGSDFQFERLARMAAWHSYDGSSDAPGDLCCGLAGRAYALLRLHGSTGESVWLARARVMAERAAASPGLTSNRLNSLFHGDLGIALLVADLAAPEFACMPFFDSEHWSKRAPSLATGEASGQSAR from the coding sequence ATGAACGCGACCACCAGACTCCTTCTCCCCGAAGATGTAGCGTTAGCTCCAGTCGCTAATCTTCCCTCAGAGTTGGGGCGTCGTGTTTCCAATGATTCTGGCGACTTCTATGTGACGCGCGCGCGTACCCGCTCGGGATCAATCATCGTCGATGCACAGACTGCTGCGCTATTGACGCACTTCCGTTCGCCGTCGACGGTCGTGGATGCAATCCTGGCCTATTGTCATGCAAACGAACTGGATCCGATGCGCACGCTTGTCGCCGCGTTCGCTATGCTGAGCGAGTTGGTCGCCGCAAGGGTGCTAGTACCGGCCGAGTCGATTCTGGCTCAGCCCATTGCATCGTCATTGTCCGTCGGTGAATTTGTAGGAGACGTCGAGATTCTCGAGGCCATCCATCTTCTTGATGACACCGAGGTCTACCGTGGACGTTCCGCTGACGGAACTGCTGTTGCGCTCAAGATCGTGGGAGCCAACATCAGGCGGACTACCACCGCCACCATTCATAATGAAGCCAATGTCCTGTCATGCCTGGATGGGAAGGTTAGCCCTCGCCTGCTGGCGGCCGGCCGACTTGATGGGCGCTCGTTCATCGTGACGACATGGCATTCTGGGGTAGATTTGTACCGTGCTGTGGCGGAGGCCCATGCATTACCTGAACCGGAACGCAGCGACACACTACTGAAGCTTGCCGAGCACGTCCTTCGATCGTATGCGCAACTTCATTCACAAGGCGTATTGCATGGCGACGTTCACCCTCGCAATATCGTTGTTGACGAAAGCGACAAGATTACTGTCCTCGATTTTGGCCTTGCGGTCATGCCGGCCGCCGGCACAATGGGCTTGCACGGTGGTATCGATCTATTCCTTGCACCTGAAATCGCCCGCGCGAATCTTGCATCGGTAGAGGTTCCGCTTGCCTCCCTCGCCTCGGAGCAATACTCGATTGGAGCATTGCTTTACTTTCTTTTTACCGGCGCCCACACGCATTCATTTTCGCTGCAGCAAGATGCCATGCTAAGCCAGGTGGTCAACGAGCCACCACAGCCTTTCTCTCATCACCGCGCCGACAGGTTCTTCTGCCTGGAAGGCTGCCTCAACCGTGCGTTGGAAAAAGACCCGGCCGACCGTTTCTCGTCCTTAGACGAAATGCTGCAATCGTTCCTGCAGGCTTCGCCGCGAAGACAGCTCGTAGGGGCGACATATTCCGTCAGCCACAGCACGGACGTGCAGTCTCAGCTAGTGCTGGACAATGTGCTAAGCCGTCTCCGCGTACCAGAGCGCTTGTACCGCGACGGGTTGGAAGCGCCCACGGGATCGATCACTTATGGCGCCGCTGGGATCGCCTATTTCTTGCTCAGAATCGCGCGTAGCAGGGACGACGAGACCTTACTCGCCGCCGCCGACCAGTGGCTGACCCGCGCGGCGTCCGCAATCTCGAGCGACGCTACCTTTTGGAATGCCGAACGTGGCATTGTCCCGGAAGTCCTCGGGCAGAGCTCCTTGTTCCATCACGCCTGCGGCATTCATTGCGTGCAGGCCCTCATTGCTCATGCGCGCGGCGATGATGTCGCACAGCAGCACGCGCTGGAAGCTTACGCCGCCGCTTGCGCACTATGCGATCAGCTCGACGTTGCGTTTGGTCGGTCGGGATTGTTGATTGGTTGTGCCATGCTGTTGGACATAGCGCCCCAACATTTCGAGTGCGATGCTTTACTCGCATTGGGGCAGAGACTGCTGCATGGCATCTGGGTACAACTGGATGCTTACCCTCCGTTGGAGCGAGTGTCGCAGGCGACGTTGGGCGCGGCTCATGGATGGTGTGGGTACCTTTTTGCCACCATGCGATGGTGTGAGGCGTCCGGCGCCGCCGTGCCGCCGCGCCTGGTCGAACGACTGCAGCAACTTGCGGCGCTCGGACAACCTTCAGGCCGCGGCATGCTGTGGCCACGAAAGATCCAACATACGGCCACTACTGGAATACTCTCAGCCAGTTGGTGTAATGGTGCCGCAGGGTACGTCCATCTTTGGACGACGGCGTATGAACTGCTCGGCTCCGACTTCCAATTTGAGCGTCTTGCCCGCATGGCTGCCTGGCATTCCTACGATGGATCGTCCGATGCCCCAGGCGATTTGTGCTGTGGATTGGCCGGACGAGCCTATGCGTTGTTGCGGCTCCATGGGTCTACTGGGGAATCGGTGTGGCTGGCTCGCGCCAGGGTAATGGCGGAACGTGCCGCCGCGAGTCCCGGCTTGACATCGAATCGGCTGAATAGTCTCTTCCATGGCGACCTCGGCATTGCGCTGCTCGTTGCGGATCTAGCCGCACCGGAGTTCGCCTGTATGCCATTCTTTGACAGCGAGCATTGGTCGAAGCGGGCGCCGTCGTTGGCTACCGGAGAGGCCTCGGGCCAGTCAGCCAGATAA
- a CDS encoding AraC family transcriptional regulator: MTNYAALAQAAGLDPEAMLREVGIDPALLKNPDVKVSSEAVGLLLEHSAQRSGWEDFGIRLAESRPFLVLGPLAFLVREQRNVRASLQVLSNYIHLHSEALQLWLEEDALQACLCFEYLGRSSPARQALDQSITMGYRFLKQALPESWVPIRVCFMHEAPQDLRAIRRVFTTKTSFKDAINGIVLKRADLELPLSTSSHLERYAHDYVQSLSADIPLSTTAQVRRLILTALGTGHCSQSLIAAQLGINVRTIRRHLDSEATSFNTLMREVRRELAQRYLAGPPRSRNELAMLLGFSAAQSFTRWFRDEFGVPVAGWMQNDADFG; this comes from the coding sequence TTGACCAATTACGCTGCATTGGCACAAGCCGCCGGACTCGACCCCGAGGCGATGCTGCGCGAAGTCGGAATCGATCCGGCCCTCCTCAAGAATCCGGACGTCAAGGTATCTTCCGAGGCCGTCGGCCTGCTGCTGGAGCACTCGGCCCAGCGATCGGGCTGGGAGGATTTCGGCATACGGCTGGCCGAATCCAGGCCGTTTCTCGTGCTGGGGCCGCTGGCTTTTCTGGTGCGGGAACAGCGCAACGTGCGTGCGTCGTTGCAGGTGCTCTCCAACTACATCCATTTGCACAGCGAAGCCCTTCAGCTCTGGCTGGAAGAGGACGCACTGCAGGCGTGCTTGTGTTTTGAGTACCTGGGGCGCAGCTCGCCTGCGCGCCAAGCGCTGGATCAGTCGATCACCATGGGGTATCGTTTTCTCAAACAAGCGCTGCCCGAAAGTTGGGTGCCTATTCGCGTGTGCTTCATGCATGAGGCTCCTCAGGATCTGCGGGCTATCCGGCGCGTGTTCACGACCAAGACAAGCTTCAAGGATGCGATCAATGGCATAGTCCTCAAGCGTGCGGATCTGGAACTTCCTCTGTCAACCAGTTCCCACCTCGAGCGCTATGCCCATGACTACGTGCAATCATTGAGCGCGGACATTCCGTTATCAACCACGGCCCAAGTGCGCCGCCTGATCCTGACGGCGTTGGGAACTGGCCATTGTTCCCAGAGCCTCATTGCCGCGCAGTTAGGCATCAATGTGAGAACCATCCGCCGGCACCTGGATAGCGAGGCCACTTCGTTCAATACCCTGATGCGCGAAGTCCGGCGCGAACTCGCTCAGCGCTACCTGGCTGGCCCGCCGCGCTCGCGCAACGAACTGGCAATGCTGCTGGGCTTCAGCGCTGCCCAGTCTTTCACGCGCTGGTTCCGCGACGAGTTCGGGGTGCCTGTTGCGGGCTGGATGCAGAACGATGCTGATTTTGGGTAA
- a CDS encoding response regulator transcription factor — translation MNAIREVLAGNIYLSASMHEKLARTLTASRKMPTGLISRLSEREFEVLHLIGLGFSTREIAEKLNRSIKTIDAHRANIKEKLDIPNGKELMRFAIQWIESQ, via the coding sequence GTGAACGCTATCCGCGAGGTGCTGGCAGGCAATATCTACCTGAGTGCCTCAATGCATGAAAAGCTGGCGCGGACTCTGACGGCTTCCAGGAAGATGCCGACGGGTCTGATTTCGCGGCTGTCGGAGCGGGAATTCGAAGTCCTGCACCTGATCGGACTCGGCTTCAGCACCCGGGAAATCGCCGAGAAACTGAATCGGAGCATCAAGACCATCGACGCACACCGGGCCAACATCAAAGAGAAGCTGGATATCCCGAACGGCAAGGAGCTGATGCGCTTCGCCATTCAGTGGATCGAGAGCCAATAG
- a CDS encoding adenylate/guanylate cyclase domain-containing protein, translating into MKQEEQTLTAPHRQKSERIAASMARKIAAGLAAKLAALGQGMQLPPRVRRELEREQYLSELLVTSLQLLVLLLFAVLYLGTPPGFSPDAPVRAVPLGVSLFAVLALVRLYLAMTRQLANWMVGLSVVAEMAVLIFVIWAYHLQYEQPAQMYLKTTEFAYIFGLIALRALRFEPLWVALSGLTATLGWLLLLHYALTHASGNPVTWDYVTALRSTQIHYGAEFDKLLSILIVSATLALALARARGFVVKAVKGQLAVADLSLFFDDSVAHRITDSEASVMVGHAELREASVVFLDMRGFTQASAMLQPSALIQLLGEYQSLVVPIVKAHGGSIDKFMGDGILASFGAVTADDCHAANALRAIDAILEAVDQWRIRRQSSGQPAPDVGAGMASGPVLFGILGHDSRLEYTVIGDTVNLAAKLEKQNKIQGTRGLATRASYQRARVQGYLGEKHVLPQQSVGGVSGTMQLVALARPQSML; encoded by the coding sequence ATGAAACAGGAAGAACAGACACTGACGGCACCGCACCGGCAGAAGTCGGAACGTATTGCGGCAAGCATGGCACGGAAAATCGCTGCGGGGCTAGCAGCGAAGCTCGCTGCGTTGGGCCAGGGCATGCAGTTGCCGCCACGAGTACGGCGGGAGCTGGAGCGTGAACAGTATCTGAGCGAGTTGCTGGTGACCTCACTGCAACTGCTGGTGCTGCTCCTGTTCGCGGTCCTTTATCTCGGAACGCCCCCGGGCTTTTCACCCGACGCGCCCGTACGCGCGGTACCGCTCGGCGTCTCGCTGTTCGCGGTGCTGGCGTTGGTCCGGCTCTACCTTGCCATGACCCGGCAACTGGCCAACTGGATGGTGGGACTGAGCGTGGTGGCCGAAATGGCAGTCCTGATCTTCGTCATCTGGGCCTACCACCTGCAGTACGAGCAGCCAGCCCAGATGTACCTGAAAACCACCGAATTCGCCTATATCTTCGGCTTAATCGCCTTGCGTGCCTTGCGCTTCGAGCCGCTCTGGGTGGCGCTGTCGGGCCTCACAGCGACCTTGGGCTGGCTGCTGTTGCTGCACTACGCGCTGACACACGCGAGCGGCAACCCTGTCACCTGGGACTATGTCACCGCATTGCGCTCGACCCAGATCCACTACGGAGCGGAGTTCGACAAGCTGCTTTCCATCCTGATCGTCAGCGCCACGCTGGCATTGGCCCTGGCCAGGGCGCGCGGCTTTGTGGTCAAGGCCGTCAAGGGCCAACTGGCGGTCGCGGACCTGTCGCTATTCTTTGACGATTCCGTGGCCCATCGCATCACCGACTCCGAAGCAAGCGTCATGGTCGGCCACGCCGAACTGCGCGAGGCGTCGGTCGTGTTCCTCGACATGCGCGGCTTCACTCAGGCGTCTGCCATGTTGCAGCCCTCCGCACTGATCCAATTACTGGGCGAATACCAAAGCCTGGTTGTGCCGATTGTGAAAGCGCATGGCGGCAGCATAGACAAATTCATGGGCGACGGCATCCTTGCCAGCTTTGGCGCCGTCACTGCCGACGATTGCCATGCAGCAAATGCCTTGCGTGCCATCGATGCCATCCTGGAAGCGGTTGACCAATGGCGGATTCGGCGGCAGTCCAGCGGTCAGCCTGCACCTGACGTTGGCGCCGGGATGGCAAGCGGGCCGGTGCTGTTCGGCATACTCGGGCATGACAGCCGTCTTGAGTACACGGTGATTGGCGACACGGTCAATCTTGCGGCCAAGCTTGAGAAGCAGAACAAGATCCAGGGGACGCGAGGCCTCGCCACGCGAGCCAGCTATCAGCGGGCTCGCGTGCAGGGCTATCTTGGCGAGAAGCACGTCCTTCCCCAGCAGTCTGTAGGCGGCGTAAGCGGCACGATGCAGCTGGTGGCCCTGGCGAGGCCACAGAGCATGTTGTGA
- a CDS encoding BufA1 family periplasmic bufferin-type metallophore produces MSHRIGNALVIATALTAVGLAIKQNTHLLASSPAHFALDRERCFGVARAGRNDCGTALHACAGRARHDAAGDEWLMLPAGTCARIAGGSLRSAAP; encoded by the coding sequence ATGAGCCACCGTATCGGGAACGCGCTGGTGATCGCGACCGCGCTCACTGCCGTCGGGCTTGCGATCAAGCAGAACACGCATCTGCTGGCCAGTTCCCCGGCACACTTTGCCCTGGACCGTGAACGGTGCTTCGGCGTAGCCAGGGCAGGCAGGAACGACTGCGGCACCGCGTTGCACGCTTGCGCGGGCCGCGCCCGCCACGACGCCGCCGGCGATGAATGGCTGATGCTGCCCGCCGGCACCTGCGCCCGGATCGCGGGTGGCAGCCTCAGGTCTGCCGCACCCTGA
- a CDS encoding YeeE/YedE thiosulfate transporter family protein: MKLMLLSLSFAGALLCAAVMGFAIQRGATCAVAAVSEITSSRSCSHLRAMAEASLYVCGGLLIAQRLHLLPAMPSGYPVDGLTVLGGALLGLGAFINGACVFGAIARLGSGQWAYAATPLGYYAGCVGLLALWPQAERPALAATSPVWGAAPLLTVLFLLFVGWRLLRLWQRARRHGAPAPLEQTWHARVGARIWSPHHATTVIGVTFLLLLLLAGAWSYTEVLAELARGSAAMLPARALLSLGLLAGAILGGMSAGRREGPATSSAQCLRCFAGGAFMGWGGMLIPGGNDGLLLVGMPLLWPYAWVAFGTMCVTIALAQWLQRRLGQPLRPRAPRNPRPD; this comes from the coding sequence ATGAAACTCATGCTGCTGAGTCTGTCCTTTGCGGGCGCCCTGCTTTGCGCCGCCGTGATGGGATTCGCCATCCAGCGCGGCGCAACCTGTGCGGTCGCCGCGGTCAGCGAGATCACGTCATCGCGTAGTTGCTCGCACCTCCGTGCCATGGCAGAAGCGTCGCTGTACGTGTGTGGCGGACTGCTGATCGCGCAGCGGTTGCATCTGCTTCCGGCCATGCCGTCCGGCTATCCGGTCGATGGCCTGACCGTCCTGGGAGGTGCCCTGCTCGGGCTGGGCGCCTTCATCAATGGCGCATGCGTATTCGGCGCCATCGCCCGGCTGGGCAGCGGGCAATGGGCGTATGCTGCCACACCCCTCGGATATTACGCAGGCTGCGTGGGGCTGCTTGCGCTGTGGCCGCAAGCCGAGCGCCCGGCGCTCGCAGCCACCTCGCCGGTATGGGGTGCTGCGCCGCTGCTGACAGTGCTTTTCCTTCTGTTCGTCGGATGGCGCCTGCTCCGTCTGTGGCAGCGGGCGCGACGCCATGGCGCTCCTGCACCCTTGGAGCAAACGTGGCATGCACGCGTTGGCGCCCGGATCTGGTCACCGCACCATGCCACCACGGTGATCGGTGTCACCTTCTTGCTGCTCCTGTTGCTGGCAGGCGCGTGGTCATACACCGAGGTGCTGGCCGAACTGGCACGTGGCAGCGCTGCCATGCTGCCGGCACGGGCATTGCTGTCGCTGGGGCTGCTCGCTGGTGCCATCCTCGGCGGGATGAGCGCTGGCCGCCGCGAAGGTCCCGCGACTTCCAGTGCGCAGTGTCTCCGGTGCTTCGCAGGCGGTGCCTTCATGGGCTGGGGTGGCATGCTGATTCCGGGCGGCAACGATGGACTGCTGCTGGTCGGCATGCCCCTGCTGTGGCCGTATGCATGGGTCGCATTCGGCACGATGTGCGTCACCATCGCGCTCGCGCAATGGCTTCAGCGTCGGCTTGGCCAGCCGCTGCGACCCCGGGCGCCCCGCAATCCTAGGCCAGACTAG
- a CDS encoding cupin domain-containing protein: MTTTKQAVPVWHRVMRGAIVTVTLSLVSVMAYAGQCPADKRVADGQGQRPGATEPKGVTDTVRASTDLSKEPAAVAGRLLRLRQLDVQPGGIVPWHSHNNRPAIIYIVSGEIVEYASNCAVPIVHRAGDVTAERNGTSHWWKNEGGSPAVLLSSDLFPVEMKMDPHTM; encoded by the coding sequence ATGACTACCACCAAGCAAGCCGTACCCGTCTGGCATCGCGTGATGCGCGGCGCGATCGTCACCGTCACCCTGTCCCTCGTCTCAGTGATGGCCTACGCCGGCCAGTGCCCCGCCGACAAGCGCGTCGCGGATGGCCAGGGGCAGCGGCCTGGCGCGACAGAACCCAAGGGCGTCACCGATACAGTGCGCGCCTCGACCGACCTTTCGAAGGAGCCGGCAGCCGTAGCGGGACGCCTGCTGCGGCTGCGCCAGCTCGACGTGCAGCCCGGTGGCATCGTGCCATGGCACAGCCACAACAACCGCCCGGCAATCATCTATATCGTCTCCGGCGAGATCGTGGAGTATGCGAGCAACTGCGCGGTTCCGATCGTACACCGCGCCGGCGACGTGACCGCGGAGAGGAACGGGACTTCCCACTGGTGGAAGAATGAAGGCGGCAGCCCCGCAGTCTTGCTGTCGTCCGATCTCTTCCCGGTCGAAATGAAGATGGACCCGCATACTATGTGA
- a CDS encoding patatin-like phospholipase family protein: protein MSTNPGMRDAGETGQAVKPITLALQGGGAHGAFAWGVLDRLLEDGRLAIEGVSATSAGAMNAAVLAYGLLQGGPPRARTALHDFWRDVANAARASNPFRKLPWETLLHNGYGLDYSPMYLLTDMMLRVLSPYQFNPLNFNPLRDVLARHVDFDALNQHCPIHLYLCATNVETGKVRVFSRDDISLKAVLASACLPFLFQAVEIGGEHYWDGGYVGNPAIFPLIYNCGARDVVIVHINPIVRKGVPKTAAEILNRINEVSFNSSLIRELRAISFVTRLIQDGKVNRGEMKEMLIHSIRSDQTMMALGVSSKLNADWDFLCYLRDQGRDEAGRWLQQNYSAIGERCSVDLHQEFL from the coding sequence ATGTCGACCAATCCTGGAATGCGAGATGCCGGAGAAACCGGCCAAGCCGTGAAGCCGATCACGCTGGCGTTGCAAGGCGGGGGTGCCCATGGTGCCTTTGCCTGGGGCGTGCTGGACCGCCTGCTCGAAGACGGCCGGCTTGCAATCGAGGGCGTCAGCGCCACCAGCGCCGGCGCGATGAATGCCGCGGTGCTCGCGTACGGCCTGCTCCAGGGCGGGCCGCCACGCGCCCGCACCGCCCTGCACGACTTCTGGCGCGACGTTGCCAACGCCGCGCGCGCCAGCAACCCGTTCCGCAAGCTGCCATGGGAGACCTTGCTGCACAACGGCTACGGGCTCGATTACTCGCCGATGTACCTGCTGACGGACATGATGCTGCGTGTGCTGTCGCCCTACCAGTTCAACCCACTCAACTTCAACCCGCTGCGCGACGTGCTGGCCCGCCATGTCGACTTTGACGCGCTTAACCAGCACTGCCCGATCCACCTTTACCTGTGTGCGACCAATGTCGAGACCGGCAAGGTACGCGTGTTCTCGCGCGACGACATCAGCCTGAAGGCTGTGCTGGCTTCTGCCTGCCTGCCGTTCCTGTTCCAGGCGGTGGAAATTGGCGGCGAACACTACTGGGACGGCGGCTATGTCGGCAACCCCGCCATTTTCCCGTTGATCTACAACTGTGGCGCGCGGGATGTGGTGATCGTCCATATCAATCCCATCGTGCGCAAGGGTGTGCCGAAGACTGCCGCGGAGATCCTCAATCGCATCAACGAGGTCAGCTTCAACTCCTCTTTGATCCGCGAACTGCGCGCCATCAGCTTCGTCACCAGGCTCATCCAGGATGGCAAGGTCAACCGCGGGGAAATGAAGGAGATGCTGATCCACTCGATCCGCTCGGACCAGACCATGATGGCGCTCGGCGTCTCCAGCAAGCTCAATGCCGACTGGGACTTCCTTTGCTATCTGCGCGATCAGGGCCGGGACGAGGCCGGGCGCTGGTTGCAGCAGAACTACAGCGCAATCGGTGAACGGTGCAGCGTCGACTTGCACCAGGAATTTCTTTGA
- a CDS encoding 3-hydroxybutyrate dehydrogenase codes for MLEGKSAIVTGSSSGIGLGIARAFAAHGADVLLNGFGDAEQIEATRAGLEGEYGVRVRYSPADMSQPCQVREMAEFAASEFGKVDVIVNNAGIQHVAPTEEMPDDKWDAIVAINLSSAFHLIKAVLPGMKARRWGRIINIASAHGLVASPFKAPYVAAKHGLIGLSKAVALETAEFGITSNTICPGYVKTPLVEQQIADQARAHRISPADVVRDVLLVHQARKEFVRIDELAALALFLASDNSASMTATALAMDGGWTQH; via the coding sequence ATGCTTGAAGGAAAATCAGCCATCGTTACCGGCTCCAGCAGCGGTATCGGGCTTGGCATTGCGCGCGCCTTTGCCGCCCATGGCGCTGATGTACTGCTGAACGGCTTCGGCGATGCCGAGCAAATTGAAGCTACGCGTGCAGGGCTGGAGGGCGAGTATGGCGTGCGCGTGCGCTATTCGCCGGCGGACATGAGCCAACCTTGCCAGGTTCGCGAAATGGCCGAATTTGCTGCATCCGAGTTCGGCAAGGTTGACGTCATCGTGAATAACGCGGGCATCCAGCATGTTGCCCCGACCGAAGAGATGCCGGACGACAAGTGGGACGCCATCGTTGCCATCAACCTGTCCTCGGCGTTCCACTTGATCAAGGCCGTCCTGCCCGGCATGAAGGCCAGGCGCTGGGGCCGCATCATCAATATCGCCTCCGCCCATGGCCTGGTGGCTTCGCCGTTCAAGGCGCCCTATGTCGCCGCCAAGCACGGGCTGATCGGCCTGTCCAAGGCTGTGGCGCTGGAGACGGCCGAGTTTGGCATTACCAGCAATACGATCTGCCCCGGCTATGTCAAGACGCCGTTGGTGGAACAGCAGATCGCCGACCAGGCGCGCGCGCACCGGATCTCGCCCGCCGACGTCGTGCGCGATGTCCTGCTGGTGCACCAGGCGCGCAAGGAGTTCGTGCGGATTGACGAACTTGCTGCCCTGGCCCTGTTCTTGGCCTCGGACAATTCAGCCTCGATGACCGCCACTGCGCTCGCAATGGATGGTGGCTGGACCCAGCACTGA